The following proteins are encoded in a genomic region of Hippopotamus amphibius kiboko isolate mHipAmp2 chromosome 8, mHipAmp2.hap2, whole genome shotgun sequence:
- the RNF25 gene encoding E3 ubiquitin-protein ligase RNF25 isoform X2, with the protein MTRNPGCQDSKLYVLSSRTFYSYSSPFFVTILPPSHPVSHIQDPGDRVLPSEVEVLESIYLDELQVVQGNGRSSPWEIYITLHPATAEDQDSQYVCFTLVLQVPAQYPHEVPQISIRNPRGLSDEQIHKISQALSHVAETGLGTAMLYELIEKGKEILTDNNIPHGQCVICLYGFQEKEAFTKTPCYHYFHCHCLARYIQHMEHELQAQDREQEQERQHTATKQAVGVQCPVCREPLVYDLASLKAAPEPQQSMELYQPDAESLRQQEERKRLYQRQQERGGIIDLEAERNRYFISLQQPPVPLEPESATDASGGSHPPSALATEPSTSSTAQTTLSAPLPLASQYTFEKIPGVGLNQQKLGETQKAMLDPPRASRGPWRQPERRHLKGGECNALKGTSDTQELPPPEGPLKEPMDLKPESRNQGVEGPPQEKGPGTWQGPPPRRTRDCACWERSKGRTPASSYPRLPRGRGAYRPGTRREPVSLESEDGS; encoded by the exons ATGACCAGGAATCCAGGTTGTCAAGACTCCAAACTTTATGTTCTTAGTTCTAGGACATTCTACAGTTACTCCTCCCCTTTTTTTGTCACCATCTTACCACCATCCCATCCTGTATCTCACATCCAGGACCCAGGTGACAG GGTCCTTCCCTCTGAAGTTGAAGTGTTAGAGTCTATCTATCTGGATGAACTACAGGTGGTTCAAGGAAATGGCAG ATCGTCACCATGGGAGATCTACATCACCCTGCACCCTGCCACTGCAGAAGACCAGGATTCACAGTATGTCTGCTTCACTCTGGTGCTTCAGGTCCCAGCACAG TATCCCCACGAGGTGCCACAGATCTCTATCCGTAACCCCCGAGGACTCTCAGATGAACAGATCCACAA GATCTCACAGGCGCTGAGCCACGTGGCTGAGACTGGGCTGGGCACTGCCATGCTCTATGAACTCATCGAG aaagggaaggaaattctcaCAGATAACAACATCCCCCATGGCCAGTGCGTCATCTGCCTCTATGGTTTCCAG GAGAAAGAGGCATTTACCAAAACACCCTGTTACCACTACTTCCACTGCCACTGCCTGGCTCGGTACATCCAGCACATGGAGCATGAGCTGCAGGCCCAGGACCGGGAGCAGGAACAGGAACGGCAGCACACCGCAACCAAACAG GCTGTTGGTGTGCAGTGCCCAGTGTGCAGAGAGCCGCTCGTGTATGATCTTGCCTCACTAAAAGCAGCCCCTGAACCCCAACAGTCCATG GAGCTGTACCAGCCTGATGCAGAGAGCTTGCGCCAGCAAGAAGAGCGCAAGAGGCTCTACCAGAGACAGCAGGAGAGGGGGGGCATCATTGACCTTGAGGCTGAGCGTAACCGGTACTTCATCAGCCTCCAGCAG CCTCCTGTCCCTTTGGAACCTGAGTCAGCTACAGATGCCTCTGGAGGATCCCACCCACCCAGTGCCCTTGCCACAGAACCGTCCACCTCATCAACTGCTCAAACCACCCTGTCAgctcctctgcctctggcctcCCAGTACACATTTGAGAAGATTCCAGGGGTTGGGCTAAATCAGCAAAAGCTGGGCGAGACCCAGAAAGCTATGCTAGATCCCCCCCGGGCCAGTCGAGGCCCCTGGAGACAGCCTGAACGGAGACACCTAAAAGGAGGGGAGTGCAATGCCCTCAAAGGAACCAGTGACACCCAGGAACTGCCACCTCCTGAGGGGCCCCTCAAGGAGCCCATGGACCTAAAGCCAGAGTCCCGTAACCAAGGGGTGGAAGGTCCTCCCCAAGAAAAGGGgcctggcacctggcagggtcCCCCGCCCCGCAGGACTCGGGACTGTGCCTGCTGGGAGCGCTCCAAGGGTCGGACACCGGCTTCTTCCTATCCCCGCCTGCCTCGGGGTCGGGGAGCCTACCGGCCTGGTACTCGAAGGGAGCCTGTGAGCCTCGAATCGGAGGATGGTTCCTAG
- the RNF25 gene encoding E3 ubiquitin-protein ligase RNF25 isoform X4, translating into MAASASAAAGEEDWVLPSEVEVLESIYLDELQVVQGNGRSSPWEIYITLHPATAEDQDSQYVCFTLVLQVPAQYPHEVPQISIRNPRGLSDEQIHKISQALSHVAETGLGTAMLYELIEKGKEILTDNNIPHGQCVICLYGFQEKEAFTKTPCYHYFHCHCLARYIQHMEHELQAQDREQEQERQHTATKQAVGVQCPVCREPLVYDLASLKAAPEPQQSMELYQPDAESLRQQEERKRLYQRQQERGGIIDLEAERNRYFISLQQPPVPLEPESATDASGGSHPPSALATEPSTSSTAQTTLSAPLPLASQYTFEKIPGVGLNQQKLGETQKAMLDPPRASRGPWRQPERRHLKGGECNALKGTSDTQELPPPEGPLKEPMDLKPESRNQGVEGPPQEKGPGTWQGPPPRRTRDCACWERSKGRTPASSYPRLPRGRGAYRPGTRREPVSLESEDGS; encoded by the exons ATGGCGGCGTCTGCGTCGgcagctgcaggggaggaggacTG GGTCCTTCCCTCTGAAGTTGAAGTGTTAGAGTCTATCTATCTGGATGAACTACAGGTGGTTCAAGGAAATGGCAG ATCGTCACCATGGGAGATCTACATCACCCTGCACCCTGCCACTGCAGAAGACCAGGATTCACAGTATGTCTGCTTCACTCTGGTGCTTCAGGTCCCAGCACAG TATCCCCACGAGGTGCCACAGATCTCTATCCGTAACCCCCGAGGACTCTCAGATGAACAGATCCACAA GATCTCACAGGCGCTGAGCCACGTGGCTGAGACTGGGCTGGGCACTGCCATGCTCTATGAACTCATCGAG aaagggaaggaaattctcaCAGATAACAACATCCCCCATGGCCAGTGCGTCATCTGCCTCTATGGTTTCCAG GAGAAAGAGGCATTTACCAAAACACCCTGTTACCACTACTTCCACTGCCACTGCCTGGCTCGGTACATCCAGCACATGGAGCATGAGCTGCAGGCCCAGGACCGGGAGCAGGAACAGGAACGGCAGCACACCGCAACCAAACAG GCTGTTGGTGTGCAGTGCCCAGTGTGCAGAGAGCCGCTCGTGTATGATCTTGCCTCACTAAAAGCAGCCCCTGAACCCCAACAGTCCATG GAGCTGTACCAGCCTGATGCAGAGAGCTTGCGCCAGCAAGAAGAGCGCAAGAGGCTCTACCAGAGACAGCAGGAGAGGGGGGGCATCATTGACCTTGAGGCTGAGCGTAACCGGTACTTCATCAGCCTCCAGCAG CCTCCTGTCCCTTTGGAACCTGAGTCAGCTACAGATGCCTCTGGAGGATCCCACCCACCCAGTGCCCTTGCCACAGAACCGTCCACCTCATCAACTGCTCAAACCACCCTGTCAgctcctctgcctctggcctcCCAGTACACATTTGAGAAGATTCCAGGGGTTGGGCTAAATCAGCAAAAGCTGGGCGAGACCCAGAAAGCTATGCTAGATCCCCCCCGGGCCAGTCGAGGCCCCTGGAGACAGCCTGAACGGAGACACCTAAAAGGAGGGGAGTGCAATGCCCTCAAAGGAACCAGTGACACCCAGGAACTGCCACCTCCTGAGGGGCCCCTCAAGGAGCCCATGGACCTAAAGCCAGAGTCCCGTAACCAAGGGGTGGAAGGTCCTCCCCAAGAAAAGGGgcctggcacctggcagggtcCCCCGCCCCGCAGGACTCGGGACTGTGCCTGCTGGGAGCGCTCCAAGGGTCGGACACCGGCTTCTTCCTATCCCCGCCTGCCTCGGGGTCGGGGAGCCTACCGGCCTGGTACTCGAAGGGAGCCTGTGAGCCTCGAATCGGAGGATGGTTCCTAG
- the LOC130858208 gene encoding mitochondrial chaperone BCS1, translating to MPLSDFVLALKDNPYFGAGFGLVGVGTALALARKGVQLGLVAFRRHYMITLEVPARDRSYAWLLSWLTRHSTRTQHLSVETSYLQHESGRISTKFEFVPSPGNHFIWYQGKWIRVERSREMQMIDLQTGTPWESVTFTALGTDRKVFFNILEEARELALQQEEGKTVMYTAVGSEWRPFGYPRRRRPLNSVVLEQGLADRIVRDIREFIDNPKWYTDRGIPYRRGYLLYGPPGCGKSSFITALAGELQHSICLLSLTDSSLSDDRLNHLLSVAPQQSLVLLEDVDAAFLSRDLAAENPVKYQGLGRLTFSGLLNALDGVASTEARIVFMTTNHVDRLDPALIRPGRVDMKEYVGHCSRWQLTQMFQRFYPGQATSLAETFADRVLQATTQISPAQVQGYFMLYKNDPAGAIHNAESLRR from the exons ATGCCCCTCTCAGACTTTGTTCTGGCCCTGAAGGACAATCCCTACTTTGGGGCTGGATTTGGGCTGGTGGGTGTGGGCacagccctggccctggcccggAAGGGAGTCCAACTGGGTCTGGTGGCATTCCGGCGCCATTACATGATCACACTGGAGGTCCCTGCTCGAGACAGAAGCTATGCCTGGTTGCTTAGCTGGCTCACCCGCCACAGTACCCGAACTCAGCACCTTAGTGTTGAGACTTCATACCTTCAGCATGAGAGTGGCCGCATCTCCACTAAGTTTGAATTTGTCCCCAGCCCTGGAAACCACTTTATCTG GTATCAAGGGAAATGGATCCGGGTGGAACGGAGCCGAGAGATGCAGATGATAGACCTGCAGACAGGGACTCCTTGGGAATCTGTCACCTTCACGGCTCTGGGCACTGACCGAAAGGTTTTCTTCAACATCCTGGAGGAAG CTCGAGAGCTAGCCTtgcagcaggaggaagggaagacagTGATGTACACAGCTGTGGGCTCTGAATGGCGCCCCTTTGGCTATCCACGCCGTCGTCGGCCGCTGAATTCTGTGGTTCTAGAACAGGGTCTGGCTGACCGAATTGTCAGAGACATCCGGGAATTCATCGATAACCCCAAGTGGTACACTGACAGAG GCATTCCCTACAGACGTGGCTACCTGCTTTATGGGCCCCCTGGTTGCGGAAAGAGCAGTTTTAT CAcagccctggctggggaactgcaGCACAGCATCTGCCTGCTGAGTCTCACAGACTCCAGCCTCTCTGATGACCGGCTCAACCATCTGCTGAGCGTAGCCCCGCAGCAGAGCCTGGTGCTCCTGGAGGACGTGGATGCTGCCTTTCTCAGTCGAGACCTGGCTGCAGAGA ACCCAGTAAAGTACCAAGGTCTAGGTCGTCTCACCTTCAGCGGCCTGCTCAATGCCTTGGATGGCGTGGCTTCCACTGAGGCACGCATTGTGTTCATGACCACCAACCATGTTGACAG GCTCGACCCTGCCCTGATACGTCCTGGGCGAGTAGACATGAAGGAGTACGTGGGCCACTGCTCTCGCTGGCAGCTGACCCAGATGTTCCAGAGGTTCTATCCAGGGCAAGCAACATCCCTGGCCGAGACCTTTGCAGATCGTGTCCTTCAAGCTACAACTCAGATCAGTCCTGCCCAGGTACAGGGCTACTTCATGCTGTATAAAAATGACCCCGCAGGGGCAATTCACAATGCAGAGTCGCTGAGGAGGTGA
- the RNF25 gene encoding E3 ubiquitin-protein ligase RNF25 isoform X1 gives MTRNPGCQDSKLYVLSSRTFYSYSSPFFVTILPPSHPVSHIQDPGDRVLPSEVEVLESIYLDELQVVQGNGRSSPWEIYITLHPATAEDQDSQYVCFTLVLQVPAQYPHEVPQISIRNPRGLSDEQIHKISQALSHVAETGLGTAMLYELIEKGKEILTDNNIPHGQCVICLYGFQEKEAFTKTPCYHYFHCHCLARYIQHMEHELQAQDREQEQERQHTATKQKAVGVQCPVCREPLVYDLASLKAAPEPQQSMELYQPDAESLRQQEERKRLYQRQQERGGIIDLEAERNRYFISLQQPPVPLEPESATDASGGSHPPSALATEPSTSSTAQTTLSAPLPLASQYTFEKIPGVGLNQQKLGETQKAMLDPPRASRGPWRQPERRHLKGGECNALKGTSDTQELPPPEGPLKEPMDLKPESRNQGVEGPPQEKGPGTWQGPPPRRTRDCACWERSKGRTPASSYPRLPRGRGAYRPGTRREPVSLESEDGS, from the exons ATGACCAGGAATCCAGGTTGTCAAGACTCCAAACTTTATGTTCTTAGTTCTAGGACATTCTACAGTTACTCCTCCCCTTTTTTTGTCACCATCTTACCACCATCCCATCCTGTATCTCACATCCAGGACCCAGGTGACAG GGTCCTTCCCTCTGAAGTTGAAGTGTTAGAGTCTATCTATCTGGATGAACTACAGGTGGTTCAAGGAAATGGCAG ATCGTCACCATGGGAGATCTACATCACCCTGCACCCTGCCACTGCAGAAGACCAGGATTCACAGTATGTCTGCTTCACTCTGGTGCTTCAGGTCCCAGCACAG TATCCCCACGAGGTGCCACAGATCTCTATCCGTAACCCCCGAGGACTCTCAGATGAACAGATCCACAA GATCTCACAGGCGCTGAGCCACGTGGCTGAGACTGGGCTGGGCACTGCCATGCTCTATGAACTCATCGAG aaagggaaggaaattctcaCAGATAACAACATCCCCCATGGCCAGTGCGTCATCTGCCTCTATGGTTTCCAG GAGAAAGAGGCATTTACCAAAACACCCTGTTACCACTACTTCCACTGCCACTGCCTGGCTCGGTACATCCAGCACATGGAGCATGAGCTGCAGGCCCAGGACCGGGAGCAGGAACAGGAACGGCAGCACACCGCAACCAAACAG aaGGCTGTTGGTGTGCAGTGCCCAGTGTGCAGAGAGCCGCTCGTGTATGATCTTGCCTCACTAAAAGCAGCCCCTGAACCCCAACAGTCCATG GAGCTGTACCAGCCTGATGCAGAGAGCTTGCGCCAGCAAGAAGAGCGCAAGAGGCTCTACCAGAGACAGCAGGAGAGGGGGGGCATCATTGACCTTGAGGCTGAGCGTAACCGGTACTTCATCAGCCTCCAGCAG CCTCCTGTCCCTTTGGAACCTGAGTCAGCTACAGATGCCTCTGGAGGATCCCACCCACCCAGTGCCCTTGCCACAGAACCGTCCACCTCATCAACTGCTCAAACCACCCTGTCAgctcctctgcctctggcctcCCAGTACACATTTGAGAAGATTCCAGGGGTTGGGCTAAATCAGCAAAAGCTGGGCGAGACCCAGAAAGCTATGCTAGATCCCCCCCGGGCCAGTCGAGGCCCCTGGAGACAGCCTGAACGGAGACACCTAAAAGGAGGGGAGTGCAATGCCCTCAAAGGAACCAGTGACACCCAGGAACTGCCACCTCCTGAGGGGCCCCTCAAGGAGCCCATGGACCTAAAGCCAGAGTCCCGTAACCAAGGGGTGGAAGGTCCTCCCCAAGAAAAGGGgcctggcacctggcagggtcCCCCGCCCCGCAGGACTCGGGACTGTGCCTGCTGGGAGCGCTCCAAGGGTCGGACACCGGCTTCTTCCTATCCCCGCCTGCCTCGGGGTCGGGGAGCCTACCGGCCTGGTACTCGAAGGGAGCCTGTGAGCCTCGAATCGGAGGATGGTTCCTAG
- the RNF25 gene encoding E3 ubiquitin-protein ligase RNF25 isoform X3, giving the protein MAASASAAAGEEDWVLPSEVEVLESIYLDELQVVQGNGRSSPWEIYITLHPATAEDQDSQYVCFTLVLQVPAQYPHEVPQISIRNPRGLSDEQIHKISQALSHVAETGLGTAMLYELIEKGKEILTDNNIPHGQCVICLYGFQEKEAFTKTPCYHYFHCHCLARYIQHMEHELQAQDREQEQERQHTATKQKAVGVQCPVCREPLVYDLASLKAAPEPQQSMELYQPDAESLRQQEERKRLYQRQQERGGIIDLEAERNRYFISLQQPPVPLEPESATDASGGSHPPSALATEPSTSSTAQTTLSAPLPLASQYTFEKIPGVGLNQQKLGETQKAMLDPPRASRGPWRQPERRHLKGGECNALKGTSDTQELPPPEGPLKEPMDLKPESRNQGVEGPPQEKGPGTWQGPPPRRTRDCACWERSKGRTPASSYPRLPRGRGAYRPGTRREPVSLESEDGS; this is encoded by the exons ATGGCGGCGTCTGCGTCGgcagctgcaggggaggaggacTG GGTCCTTCCCTCTGAAGTTGAAGTGTTAGAGTCTATCTATCTGGATGAACTACAGGTGGTTCAAGGAAATGGCAG ATCGTCACCATGGGAGATCTACATCACCCTGCACCCTGCCACTGCAGAAGACCAGGATTCACAGTATGTCTGCTTCACTCTGGTGCTTCAGGTCCCAGCACAG TATCCCCACGAGGTGCCACAGATCTCTATCCGTAACCCCCGAGGACTCTCAGATGAACAGATCCACAA GATCTCACAGGCGCTGAGCCACGTGGCTGAGACTGGGCTGGGCACTGCCATGCTCTATGAACTCATCGAG aaagggaaggaaattctcaCAGATAACAACATCCCCCATGGCCAGTGCGTCATCTGCCTCTATGGTTTCCAG GAGAAAGAGGCATTTACCAAAACACCCTGTTACCACTACTTCCACTGCCACTGCCTGGCTCGGTACATCCAGCACATGGAGCATGAGCTGCAGGCCCAGGACCGGGAGCAGGAACAGGAACGGCAGCACACCGCAACCAAACAG aaGGCTGTTGGTGTGCAGTGCCCAGTGTGCAGAGAGCCGCTCGTGTATGATCTTGCCTCACTAAAAGCAGCCCCTGAACCCCAACAGTCCATG GAGCTGTACCAGCCTGATGCAGAGAGCTTGCGCCAGCAAGAAGAGCGCAAGAGGCTCTACCAGAGACAGCAGGAGAGGGGGGGCATCATTGACCTTGAGGCTGAGCGTAACCGGTACTTCATCAGCCTCCAGCAG CCTCCTGTCCCTTTGGAACCTGAGTCAGCTACAGATGCCTCTGGAGGATCCCACCCACCCAGTGCCCTTGCCACAGAACCGTCCACCTCATCAACTGCTCAAACCACCCTGTCAgctcctctgcctctggcctcCCAGTACACATTTGAGAAGATTCCAGGGGTTGGGCTAAATCAGCAAAAGCTGGGCGAGACCCAGAAAGCTATGCTAGATCCCCCCCGGGCCAGTCGAGGCCCCTGGAGACAGCCTGAACGGAGACACCTAAAAGGAGGGGAGTGCAATGCCCTCAAAGGAACCAGTGACACCCAGGAACTGCCACCTCCTGAGGGGCCCCTCAAGGAGCCCATGGACCTAAAGCCAGAGTCCCGTAACCAAGGGGTGGAAGGTCCTCCCCAAGAAAAGGGgcctggcacctggcagggtcCCCCGCCCCGCAGGACTCGGGACTGTGCCTGCTGGGAGCGCTCCAAGGGTCGGACACCGGCTTCTTCCTATCCCCGCCTGCCTCGGGGTCGGGGAGCCTACCGGCCTGGTACTCGAAGGGAGCCTGTGAGCCTCGAATCGGAGGATGGTTCCTAG